A genome region from Drosophila simulans strain w501 chromosome 2R, Prin_Dsim_3.1, whole genome shotgun sequence includes the following:
- the LOC6734588 gene encoding uncharacterized protein LOC6734588 — MTRVTRSEISLDMEFWVEELSPAQLAYYEKITNEHNAVKGALKNAVSANEGKELFNGQVFQAYSFKGKVLQELKEATLPKKPPKPTDTPSTPTAPSGGTGRGRGRPPRQPSNIAYLESSDEGDDDMPLAKRLALSAGKKAVAVANASSSFTSKSSKKAAAAASGGSSSPVPKSSGKLFKESKPDIESPPKNYRPAEVNSVGGLVVGSTDESKDSKDGKDGKDNKMQGKTYPSLVVLAKPFLKIKDMAATRSKLDSKVKLVLMLTPNKFCEWLLQEGLLRAQQHCINHRNNELKLGIYSDVTKFPYTGGYVWISECCPYRFVSVFNNSIFEGAQHPPTFLLKLIYHWACQTSIQNVVQWVKVDSVYIKGIYTWLRAICTLAVHQKCKKLGGPGKFVEVGVISLGTTSQDGSQRQVKVEVLGVYDYAEKSIRLRAVEPITDGDRNYKKRFQAILEPLSRWVHKDSTICIDLTVDKITLFSMGFKNIVQAAATDNTAKHNNSAVMEYLRRIVPRMFQNTLSLLSRQMIQQFLDELVWRESFGTYALQAFNNIIIHIAEQTRVTTNETITQRLYQVATNPFKDWSILPANYKETPANAAPKRLKKPINDADYVVSNKIPKKEKDRDISSSGVKRGRPPNALSTPPPQMPIKKGPGRPPGSTNQIKGDRATTSASKTLSKSLTAKGLGKKPKEKDEKIPMVIKKEDDDMRGLEELYYGISDGTDEYNEIFPYSTPRTVHNDLAKSVECPICLNGVSFDSNEKLQTHLVSHISPEGKQHQFQCLFCLEKHPTESVLAKHNQIMHPTETKTEGSPSYYCLICQQRHNSLHLLTAHLQKVHSTLELPYWCHSCGYRSSSHRDLVRHFYDDHKHQNFLQCPYCLDIFYFSKLGVVNQLRIEHYFLHLDEHINKRDPSLRCQKCSLSFLEKGDLKQHAVQHHVSMIKTNRPVRLLLNNSMLIPPPKIRTHHREQPPFSTYKRPVFFAFLEGKTCAECNTDFASEETHYTGWLHCVKCNYQTCCERAIFRHGVECNGNFVDAMEVNMPQEMHCICGFATGNGNKMAQHLANCGLSTCYPSLEAASENAVKRNMLDMLGLVRRDGETSGEGADISETADDVADQSSDMLPRQEDHHLQQHHQQVGHQQQMQGQSNEPQAELQQEYLSAPVEHEPVQNMPVHQSMPVQQTGPIQFGEMEAAPVLLDTQQQVQPTPDYAQVSVVQQHQQQQPYGLSNYGQSSLATDIDMPLIGELSEPNAPPTPQFLGEVHTPMFDAVAAAEQQHYHAQHHHHPQ; from the exons ATGACGCGCGTAACGAGAAGTGAAATCTCCCTGGACATGGAGTTCTGGGTGGAGGAGCTGTCGCCGGCACAGTTGGCGTACTACGAGAAGATTACTAACGAGCACAACGCGGTGAAGGGTGCACTAAAGAACGCCGTTAGCGCCAACGAGGGCAAGGAGCTGTTCAACGGCCAGGTGTTCCAGGCCTACTCCTTCAAGGGCAAAGTGCTGCAGGAGCTCAAGGAGGCTACACTGCCCAAAAAGCCGCCCAAGCCGACGGACACCCCCTCAACACCCACCGCCCCAAGCGGTGGCACAGGGCGCGGTCGTGGCCGCCCACCACGACAACCATCCAACATCGCCTATCTGGAGTCCTCCGATGAGGGCGACGACGATATGCCGCTGGCCAAGCGACTGGCCCTGTCTGCAGGCAAAAAAGCAGTGGCCGTGGCCAATGCATCTTCCTCGTTCACTTCGAAATCCAGTAAGAAGGCGGCAGCCGCTGCTAGTGGAGGATCTTCTTCACCGGTACCTAAAAGCAGTGGAAAACTATTCAAGGAGTCCAAACCGGACATCGAATCGCCGCCAAAGAACTACCGCCCCGCCGAGGTTAATTCGGTGGGCGGTCTGGTGGTGGGCAGCACCGACGAAAGCAAGGATAGCAAAGACGGCAAGGATGGCAAGGATAACAAGATGCAGGGAAAGACTTATCCATCTCTGGTGGTGCTAGCAAAGCCTTTCCTCAAGATCAAAGACATGGCTGCAACCCGCAGCAAGCTAGACTCGAAGGTTAAGCTGGTGCTCATGCTTACGCCCAATAAATTCTGTGAGTGGCTGCTCCAGGAGGGATTGCTACGCGCTCAACAGCATTGCATAAACCATCGCAACAACGAACTCAAATTGG gaATTTATTCGGATGTGACCAAGTTTCCCTACACTGGTGGCTATGTGTGGATCAGCGAATGTTGCCCCTATCGCTTCGTCTCCGTGTTCAACAATTCCATTTTTGAAGGAGCTCAGCACCCACCCACATTCCTGTTGAAGTTAATTTACCACTGGGCTTGCCAGACCAGTATACAAAATGTGGTGCAGTGGGTTAAGGTGGACAGTGTTTATATCAAAGGAATCTACACCTGGCTTAGAGCCATTTGCACTTTGGCAGTgcatcaaaaatgcaaaaagctcGGCGGCCCCGGCAAGTTTGTGGAGGTGGGCGTTATTTCTCTGGGAACCACATCCCAAGATGGCTCCCAGCGACAAGTGAAAGTTGAGGTTCTGGGCGTCTATGATTATGCGGAGAAGTCCATCCGCCTGCGTGCTGTAGAGCCAATCACCGATGGCGATCGTAACTACAAAAAGCGATTCCAGGCCATTCTTGAGCCACTTTCGCGCTGGGTGCACAAGGACAGCACCATTTGCATAGACTTGACTGTGGACAAAATCACCCTCTTCAGCATGGGATTCAAAAATATTGTCCAGGCAGCTGCCACTGACAACACAGCCAAGCACAACAACTCGGCGGTAATGGAATACTTGCGACGGATTGTGCCGCGCATGTTCCAGAACACCCTATCGTTGCTATCTCGCCAGATGATTCAACAATTCCTCGACGAGTTGGTATGGCGAGAGTCCTTCGGCACATATGCCTTGCAGGCATTTAACAATATCATAATACACATTGCCGAACAGACAAGAGTAACCACCAATGAGACAATCACTCAGCGTCTGTATCAG GTGGCAACCAATCCGTTCAAGGACTGGAGTATTTTGCCGGCCAACTACAAGGAGACTCCGGCCAATGCTGCTCCCAAGCGCCTCAAGAAAC CTATCAACGATGCTGACTACGTTGTTTCTAACAAGATTCCCAAGAAGGAAAAGGATCGTGATATATCATCATCTGGAGTCAAGCGCGGCCGTCCACCGAATGCATTAAGCACTCCTCCACCTcaaatgccaattaaaaagGGGCCAGGTCGGCCACCGGGCAGCACCAACCAGATAAAAGGAGACAGAGCAACGACTTCGGCATCTAAGACACTGTCAAAATCTCTGACAGCTAAAGGCCTGGGTAaaaaaccgaaagaaaaaGATGAAAAGATTCCAATGGTCATTAAGAAGGAAGATGATGATATGAGGGGCTTGGAGGAGCTGTACTATGGAATAAGCGATGGTACGGACGAGTATAACGAGATCTTTCCATATAGCACACCTCGTACTGTTCACAACGACCTGGCCAAGAGCGTGGAGTGCCCAATCTGCCTGAACGGCGTTTCCTTCGATTCCAATGAGAAACTTCAGACGCATTTAGTATCGCATATTTCGCCGGAGGGTAAGCAGCACCAGTTCCAGTGCCTTTTCTGCTTGGAGAAGCACCCCACCGAGtcggttttggccaaacacAACCAGATCATGCATCCAACTGAGACAAAGACGGAGGGTTCACCCTCGTACTACTGCCTTATATGCCAGCAGCGTCACAATTCCCTGCATCTGTTGACGGCTCACTTGCAGAAGGTCCACAGCACCCTGGAACTACCATATTGGTGTCACTCCTGCGGTTATCGATCATCTTCGCACCGCGATTTGGTCAGGCATTTTTATGACGACCACAAGCATCAAAACTTTTTACAATGCCCCTATTGCTTGGAT ATTTTCTACTTCTCAAAGCTTGGCGTCGTTAATCAGCTGCGCATAGAACATTACTTCTTGCATTTGGACGAACACATCAACAAGCGTGATCCCTCGCTGCGCTGCCAGAAATGCTCGCTATCCTTCCTCGAGAAGGGGGATCTAAAGCAGCACGCAGTGCAGCATCATGTCAGCATGATTAAGACCAATAGACCGGTGCGTCTCTTACTCAATAATTCGATGTTGATACCACCCCCAAAAATTCGCACCCATCACCGCGAGCAGCCGCCGTTCTCCACCTACAAGCGGCCAGTATTCTTTGCTTTCCTGGAGGGTAAGACCTGTGCCGAGTGCAACACCGATTTCGCCAGCGAGGAGACACATTACAC TGGTTGGCTACACTGCGTTAAGTGCAATTATCAGACATGTTGCGAGCGAGCGATATTCCGTCATGGCGTGGAATGTAATGGAAACTTTGTGGACGCCATGGAAGTGAATATGCCACAGGAGATGCACTGCATTTGCGGCTTTGCCACCGGCAACGGCAATAAGATGGCTCAGCACTTGGCAAATTGTGGACTTAGCACCTGCTACCCGAGTTTGGAGGCGGCCAGTGAGAATGCCGTCAAGCGTAATATGCTGGATATGTTGGGTCTGGTTCGGCGCGATGGAGAAACCTCTGGTGAGGGAGCAGATATTAGCGAGACTGCTGATGATGTCGCGGATCAGAGCTCCGACATGTTGCCGCGGCAGGAGGACCATCATTTGCAGCAACACCATCAGCAGGTGGGACATCAGCAACAGATGCAGGGACAGTCGAATGAACCGCAAGCAGAACTTCAACAGGAATACTTATCGGCGCCGGTTGAGCATGAGCCCGTGCAGAATATGCCAGTTCATCAGAGCATGCCGGTGCAGCAGACCGGTCCAATACAGTTTGGAGAAATGGAGGCGGCCCCAGTTTTGCTGGATACCCAGCAGCAGGTACAACCCACCCCGGATTATGCTCAAGTTTCGGTGGTgcaacagcaccaacagcaacaaccctACGGACTAAGCAACTACGGCCAAAGCTCTTTAGCCACGGATATCGACATGCCTCTGATTGGAGAGCTCTCTGAGCCAAATGCTCCACCCACGCCACAGTTCCTGGGCGAGGTGCACACGCCCATGTTCGATGCAGTCGCCGCCGCCGAGCAGCAGCACTATCACGCCCAGCACCATCACCATCCGCAATGA
- the LOC27207464 gene encoding uncharacterized protein LOC27207464 yields MCKVLTILVLNLLLALTNAAYNVTLLKSVLSLISTREPWINTPIFVGHNTQRGDLNDLIIWLHRTMEVTSLTMNSLLQPEHLRPLGHCKVTKYNGIALFFCHDRQDIMWLTLDRNLRKLRRIRLIIILRTQRSGAQGAIKSIFNVLWQYQFLNVLVLHRDQLYSYSPYPVLRFFKLDVHTEPLFPRAARNFHGYVVSTPAENDIPRVFHVHDPLTKSRKVLGYAYRTFVEYLDHYNASLRLTNPDENLDPTTSVNMKHIVQLIIDGQLEISLHPYVFTPPTATKSYPLLIYPNCLIVPVRNEIPRHMYLLRPFQLYSWYILLFAVFYITGILYWISPKLNKSSWVQRLGLNFLDAISKILFISPPITIYRPTWRHFIIFLLLSVLGFMSTSWYNIELDSFFTTIVVGEQVNSVDQLVKQQQRVLVKEYEINTFLRHVEPRLVEKVSRLLVPVNASEQVFALLSFNRSFAYPFTEERWQFFAMQQQYAFKPIFRFSAACLGSPHIGYPMRVDSHLETSLNHFILNIQDTGLLNHWVVSDFNDAMRAGYVRFVDNVLGYQDIDVDTLRLGWCVLGIGWILSALVFSCEYWHLYPWRCIA; encoded by the coding sequence ATGTGCAAGGTGTTAACCATTCTGGTCCTTAATTTATTACTGGCGCTGACAAACGCTGCTTACAATGTTACATTGTTGAAATCCGTTCTAAGTCTCATCTCTACCAGGGAGCCGTGGATAAACACACCAATATTCGTCGGACATAATACGCAAAGAGGCGATCTCAACGACTTGATTATTTGGCTCCATCGAACAATGGAAGTTACTAGCTTGACAATGAATTCATTGCTTCAACCTGAACATCTTAGGCCACTTGGTCATTGTAAAGTCACTAAATACAATGGCATTGCTTTGTTCTTTTGTCATGATAGACAGGATATTATGTGGCTTACTCTGGATAGAAATCTACGAAAGCTCCGTCGCATTCGATTGATCATCATTCTTCGTACTCAAAGAAGTGGCGCGCAGGGTGCTATTAAATCAATATTCAACGTCTTGTGGCAATATCAATTCCTCAACGTTCTTGTTCTGCATAGGGATCAGCTTTATTCCTACTCTCCGTATCCGGTGTTGCGCTTTTTCAAACTCGATGTTCATACGGAACCGCTATTTCCACGTGCAGCGAGGAATTTCCATGGATATGTGGTATCCACTCCGGCGGAAAACGATATTCCAAGAGTGTTTCATGTGCATGATCCATTAACGAAGAGCAGAAAGGTGCTGGGATACGCATATCGCACATTCGTGGAATATTTGGATCACTATAATGCCTCACTCCGTTTGACCAATCCGGATGAGAATCTTGACCCAACAACTAGTGTGAATATGAAACACATTGTGCAGTTGATTATAGACGGTCAATTGGAAATCTCTTTGCACCCGTACGTTTTCACACCCCCAACGGCAACCAAGAGTTACCCCTTACTAATATATCCAAACTGCTTGATTGTGCCCGTGAGAAATGAGATTCCAAGGCATATGTACCTATTGCGACCATTCCAATTGTACAGCTGGTACATTCTGTTATTCGCAGTTTTCTACATCACTGGAATTCTCTATTGGATAAGCCCGAAACTCAATAAAAGTTCTTGGGTGCAACGCTTGGGATTGAATTTTCTAGATGCTATAAGCAAGATACTTTTTATCAGCCCCCCTATAACAATTTACAGACCAACATGGCGccactttattattttcctaCTACTTTCAGTCCTGGGATTCATGTCCACAAGTTGGTACAACATTGAGTTGGACAGCTTCTTCACAACCATAGTAGTGGGCGAGCAAGTAAATAGCGTGGATCAGCTTgtcaagcagcagcaaagggTGCTCGTCAAGGAGTATGAAATTAACACATTTCTGCGACATGTTGAACCTCGATTAGTGGAAAAAGTATCTCGGCTTTTGGTGCCTGTAAATGCCAGCGAACAGGTGTTCGCTTTGCTGAGTTTTAATCGCAGCTTCGCGTACCCTTTTACAGAAGAACGTTGGCAGTTCTTTGCCATGCAACAGCAATATGCCTTTAAGCCgatttttcgcttttcagCTGCTTGCTTGGGATCTCCACATATTGGCTATCCAATGCGCGTTGACAGCCACTTGGAGACATCTCTCaaccatttcatattaaatattcaggATACTGGACTGCTGAATCACTGGGTAGTTTCCGACTTTAACGATGCCATGCGTGCTGGATACGTTAGGTTTGTAGATAACGTCTTGGGCTATCAAGATATCGATGTGGATACTTTGAGACTGGGCTGGTGTGTCTTGGGAATTGGTTGGATACTGTCAGCTCTTGTTTTCTCTTGTGAATACTGGCACCTTTATCCATGGCGATGTATTGCTTag